A window of Deinococcus cellulosilyticus NBRC 106333 = KACC 11606 genomic DNA:
CTGTTCCGAGGCGTCCCACATCAGGCCCTCAAATGCACCACTTTGCTGCACCTCTTTTGCAGCCAGGGCGTAAGGCAGATGGTTCCCGGTCTTGTGCAACCCAAGCACAGGATGCACCACCTGATCTGTCAGCATCACGGTGATCTTTTCGGGAATCGGTTTGAACCCCCGAAAGGACACCATCACCTCCGTCTCAGTCACGGTGATGCGGCACAACCCCTGCTCGAGCGTCTGAGCCTCGATCCAGGATTTCAGCTCTGGATGGATCTCAGGCTGCATGCCAAAAAAGTCCATCGAAGATTTGAGCCGCTCCATGTGCCCGTCCCAGTACAGCAACTGGTGGGCATGAATACGCAGGGTGGTGTACACACAGTGGCCGAGGGCCTGCACCTGCTCGCTGGGGACGATCCGCATGGACCTATTTTACGCCGAGGGCCGAGGGCTGAAAATACAGACATCAGCATCTGCTTTGAGAGCACGGTGCTGATGTGTGCCCCTGCATCATGGTGAAGAGTGCTGCCCCATCATGTTCTGCCTGAACACAAAAGATTTTGAGCTTACATGTCTTTTAGGGTTCATTGACACACTGATTTCCAGAATTTACTGTGCTCTCGGCTCTCGGCTCTCGG
This region includes:
- a CDS encoding aminotransferase class IV, with the translated sequence MRIVPSEQVQALGHCVYTTLRIHAHQLLYWDGHMERLKSSMDFFGMQPEIHPELKSWIEAQTLEQGLCRITVTETEVMVSFRGFKPIPEKITVMLTDQVVHPVLGLHKTGNHLPYALAAKEVQQSGAFEGLMWDASEQFVVDGTRAGFLLQKNGLFFQPLGGLPSVTRDAALREMGIQAEHVWVTREDLFSADRLWLCGSGMGILPVDTLKDQGEERNFTSSPLPVRSVGLIPPRAPVNR